One window from the genome of Oryza glaberrima chromosome 3, OglaRS2, whole genome shotgun sequence encodes:
- the LOC127767369 gene encoding uncharacterized protein LOC127767369: MAAATTSLLLEATPRLLSLPPRRPVQPRGGIFLLKPPPPPPFPSRRGVAVAVAPPLRASHPDTARRVSVSPAAVEPPPKPRALLDAIKRSLLDSLAALKKPALALLLAGALLAAAGPHHGAALAASGGRVGGSAFSSRSSSPPSSYGYTAPAPRGGYSAAPFYSPSPFVSVGPAVGIGFGGSSFFFVLMGFAAFLYLAGFLSDSSGGSVLTETDKTTVLKLQVGLLGMARSFQKELDQIAEKADTSTPAGLSYVLTETTLALLRHPDCCISAYSSVDVKRSIDDGEKRFNQLSIEERGKFDEETLVNVNSIKRQKAGSQRSSGFSNEYIVITILVAAEGVHKLPSINGSGDLKTALQKLGAIPSRKILAVEVLWTPQNENDTLSERELLEDYPLLRPL; encoded by the exons atggcagcCGCGACGACCTCGCTGCTCCTGGAGGCCACCCCGCGCCTCctctcgctgccgccgcggcggcctgtGCAGCCCCGTGGTGGCATCTTCCTcctcaagccgccgccgccgccgcctttcccctcccgccgcggggtggcagtggcggtggcacCGCCCCTCCGCGCCTCCCACCCGGACACGGCGCGCCGGGTGTCCGTGTCCCCCGCGGCGGTGGAGCCGCCGCCCAAGCCCCGCGCGCTGCTCGACGCGATCAAGAGGTCCCTCCTCGACTCGCTCGCGGCGCTCAAGAAGCCCGCGCTGGCGCTGCTCCTCGCCGGGGCGCTGCTCGCGGCAGCGGGGCCACACCACGGCGCCGCGCTGGCGGCATCGGGTGGCCGCGTCGGCGGGTCGGCGTTCtcgtcgcggtcgtcgtcgccgccgtcgtcctacGGGTacaccgcgccggcgccgaggggCGGGTACTCGGCCGCGCCCTTCTACTCGCCCTCGCCGTTCGTGTCCGTCGGCCCGGCGGTCGGCATCGGGTTCGGGGGATCCAGCTTCTTTTTCGTCCTTATGGGGTTCGCCGCGTTCCTTTACCTCGCCGGGTTCCTCTCCGATTCCTCCGGCGGTAGCGTGCTCACCGAGACGGACAAGACCACCGTTCTCAAGCTGCAG GTTGGTTTGCTGGGCATGGCCAGATCATTTCAGAAAGAGCTTGATCAGATAGCTGAGAAGGCAGATACTTCTACCCCGGCAGGGCTGAGCTATGTGCTAACTG AGACAACATTGGCATTACTTCGGCATCCAGATTGCTGCATCTCAGCTTACTCATCA GTTGATGTGAAAAGAAGTATAGATGATGGGGAGAAACGTTTTAATCAACTATCAATTGAGGAAAGAGGCAAATTTGATGAAGAGACACTTGTGAATGTGAACAGCATCAAGAGGCAGAAAGCAGGCAGCCAAAGATCGAGCGGTTTTAGCAACGAGTACATTGtg ATAACCATATTGGTTGCTGCTGAGGGTGTACATAAGCTACCCAGTATAAATGGCAGCGGTGACTTGAAGACAGCTCTACAGAAGCTTGGTGCCATACCATCAAGAAAAATACTG GCAGTTGAGGTACTATGGACTCCACAAAATGAGAATGACACATTGTCAGAACGAGAGCTGCTCGAAGATTACCCGCTTTTAAGACCCCTATGA
- the LOC127767371 gene encoding proteasome subunit beta type-2 — protein sequence MECVIGVVGRDFAVVAADTSAVQSILVHKTDEDKVMVLDSHKLMGASGEPGDRVQFTEFIQKNLHLYQFRNNIPLSTAATANFTRGELATALRKNPYYVNVLLAGYDSDVGASLYYIDYIATFHKIEKGAFGYGSYFCLSLMDKLYRPDMSVEEAVDLVDKCIKEIRLRLVVAPQNFIIKIVDKEGAREYARRAYTDSPPEAATSEAATVAA from the exons atggagtGCGTTATCGGGGTCGTCGGCCGCGACTTCGCGGTGGTGGCCGCCGACACATCGGCGGTGCAGAGCATCCTGGTCCACAAGACCGACGAGGACAAGGTGATGGTGCTCGACAGCCACAAGCTGATGGGCGCGTCCGGAGAGCCCGGCGACCG GGTGCAGTTCACCGAGTTCATCCAGAAGAATCTCCACCTGTATCAGTTCCGCAACAACATCCCGCtcagcaccgccgccaccgccaattTCACCCGCGGCGAGCTCGCCACGGCCCTGCGGAAG AATCCGTACTATGTCAACGTGTTGCTTGCTGGATATGATTCGGATGTTGGTGCCTCTTTGTATTACATTGACTACATCGCAACATTCCATAAGATCGAAAAGGGTGCCTTTGGGTATGGCTCCTACTTCTGTCTCTCGCTGATGGACAAGTTATATCGTCCAGACATGTCAGTCGAGGAAGCTGTTGATCTTGTTGACAAGTGCATTAAAGAAATTCGGCTCAGGTTGGTCGTTGCTCCTCAAAACTTCATAATCAAGATTGTTGATAAAGAGGGTGCTAGGGAGTATGCCAGGCGTGCATACACCGACAGTCCACCGGAAGCTGCAACATCAGAAGCTGCAACTGTAGCAGCCTGA